The Zingiber officinale cultivar Zhangliang chromosome 9A, Zo_v1.1, whole genome shotgun sequence genome window below encodes:
- the LOC122020106 gene encoding acetyl-coenzyme A synthetase, chloroplastic/glyoxysomal-like, protein MDSMSSARLCTPLITSTAATASQASTRRLFSTSRFHLGRQRSPPPCRASLPMTTFCTAAADPGSAASRLLSVGLPWHAEFMPRLPSGNGRISRLSAVVLGEALAAEENDLIFPSPEFSRDALVSSPEQYRKMYKRSIEDPAGFWSEIAAQFYWKKRWSPDVYSENIDVRKGPVKIEWFKGGITNICYNALDRNIEAGNGDKVALYWEGNEPGQDGQLTYAQLLDQVCQLANYLKHVGVSKGDAVVIYLPMLMELPIAMLACARIGAVHSVVFAGFSAESLAQRFIDCKPKVVICSNAVSRGAKVINLKAIVDNALAESANNGIAVDLCLVYENQSTMKKEDTKWQDGRDILWQEVVPQFPTKCPVEWVDAEDPLFLLYTSGSTGKPKGVLHTTGGYMVYTATTFKYAFDYKPSDVYWCTADCGWITGHSYVTYGPLLNGATVLVFEGAPSYPDPGRCWDIVDKYKVTLFYTAPTLVRALMREGDEYVTRYSRKSLRVLGSVGEPINPSAWRWFYNVVGDSRCPISDTWWQTETGGFLITPIPGAWPQKPGSATFPFFGVQPVIVDEKGNELEGECSGYLCIKNSWPGIFRSLYGDHERYETTYFKPFAGYYFSGDGCRRDKDGYHWLTGRVDDVINVSGHRIGTAEIESALVSHPHCAESAVVGVDHPVKGQGIYAFVTLVDGVDYTDEVRKSLILAVRTQIGAFAAPDKIHWAPGLPKTRSGKIMRRILRKIASKQLDELGDISTLAEPSVVNQLIEFTDR, encoded by the exons ATGGATTCCATGTCGTCCGCCCGTTTGTGTACGCCATTGATCACGTCGACAGCAGCAACAGCCTCGCAAGCTTCGACGCGCCGCCTCTTCTCCACCTCGCGCTTCCACCTCGGCCGCCAGCGCTCGCCTCCCCCGTGCCGCGCCTCGCTCCCGATGACTACGTTCTGCACGGCGGCGGCGGATCCCGGATCGGCGGCGTCGCGGTTGCTCTCAGTCGGGCTCCCCTGGCACGCGGAGTTCATGCCGCGACTCCCGTCTGGAAACGGCCGGATCTCCCGCCTCAGCGCTGTCGTCCTAGGGGAGGCGCTAGCCGCCGAGGAGAACGATCTCATCTTCCCGTCCCCTGAGTTCTCTCGAGACGCCCTTGTCTCCTCCCCCGAACAG TATCGCAAAATGTATAAGAGATCTATCGAAGATCCTGCTGGATTTTGGTCGGAGATCGCTGCGCAGTTTTACTGGAAGAAGAGGTGGAGTCCGGACGTATACAGCGAGAATATTGACGTGAGGAAGGGACCGGTTAAGATTGAG TGGTTCAAAGGGGGCATTACGAACATCTGTTACAATGCCCTGGATCGGAACATAGAGGCAGGGAACGGCGATAAGGTGGCTCTGTATTGGGAAGGCAATGAGCCAGGCCAAGATGGGCAACTTACATATGCCCAATTACTGGATCAGGTTTGCCAG TTGGCCAACTACCTAAAGCATGTCGGCGTCAGCAAAGGGGATGCAGTTGTCATTTACCTGCCCATGTTGATGGAGTTGCCAATTGCAATGTTGGCATGTGCTCGCATCGGCGCAGTTCACTCG GTTGTATTTGCTGGCTTCTCTGCTGAATCTCTTGCACAGAGATTTATTGACTGCAAACCAAAAGTCGTAATATGCAGCAATGCAGTGAGTAGAGGAGCCAAAGTGATAAATCTGAAGGCGATAGTTGATAATGCTTTGGCTGAATCTGCCAATAACGGAATTGCAGTTG ACTTATGCTTGGTTTATGAAAACCAGTCAACCATGAAAAAAGAAGATACCAAATGGCAGGATGGAAGGGACATCTTGTGGCAG GAAGTGGTTCCACAATTTCCAACGAAGTGTCCGGTGGAATGGGTTGATGCAGAAGATCCACTATTTCTCTTGTACACGAGCGGTAGCACTGGAAAGCCAAAG GGTGTTTTGCACACAACTGGGGGATATATGGTATACACTGCAACAACATTTAAGTATGCATTCGATTATAAGCCATCAGATGTCTACTG GTGTACTGCTGACTGTGGTTGGATAACTGGACATAGCTATGTTACATACGGCCCTCTTTTGAATGGAGCTACTGTTTTAGTCTTTGAAGGG GCTCCAAGTTACCCTGATCCTGGTCGGTGCTGGGATATCGTTGACAAGTACAAGGTCACATTATTTTACACGGCGCCTACACTGGTGCGAGCACTCATGCGTGAGGGTGATGAG TATGTTACTCGATATTCTCGTAAATCTCTCCGTGTTCTAGGAAGTGTGGGAGAGCCTATTAACCCATCTGCTTGGAG ATGGTTCTACAATGTAGTTGGGGATTCTCGATGCCCTATATCAGATACTTGGTGGCAAACTGAGACCGGTGGCTTCTTG ATCACACCTATACCGGGTGCCTGGCCACAGAAACCAGGTTCTGCTACATTTCCATTCTTCGGTGTTCAG CCGGTCATAGTTGATGAGAAAGGAAATGAATTAGAAGGTGAATGCAGTGGGTATCTTTGCATCAAAAATTCATGGCCTGGGATATTCCGTTCGCTTTACGGTGACCATGAACGATACGAGACCACATATTTCAAACCATTTGCTGGTTATTATTTCAGTGGTGATGGCTGCCGCAG GGACAAGGATGGATATCATTGGCTCACTGGTAGAGTTGATGATGTTATCAATGTCAG TGGACATCGTATTGGTACTGCAGAAATAGAATCTGCCCTTGTTTCTCATCCTCACTGTGCAGAATCAGCCGTCGTTGGTGTCGACCATCCG GTGAAAGGACAAGGCATATATGCTTTTGTCACTCTGGTGGATGGAGTGGATTACACAGATGAAGTTCGTAAAAGCCTCATTTTGGCAGTCAGAACTCAG ATTGGTGCATTTGCTGCCCCAGACAAGATTCATTGGGCACCGGGTCTCCCCAAAACTAGGAGTGGAAAGATCATGCGGCGGATCCTACGAAAAATTGCTTCCAAACAGCTTGATGAGCTTGGGGACATTAGCACCCTTGCCGAACCAAGCGTCGTGAACCAGTTAATCGAGTTCACTGACCGTTAG